A stretch of Longimicrobium terrae DNA encodes these proteins:
- a CDS encoding zinc-binding dehydrogenase, producing MRAAIFHENGGPEVVRIEQVARPAPGPGQLLVEVRAAALNHLDLWVRRGIPIETTMPHIGGSDFAGVVVEVGEGVAADRVGERVVVNPGLWCGHCRECARGQESMCERYRIVGEHTDGGFTEFVAVHADRAYRIPDDFSFEEAAALPVSYMTAWRALVSRARLRPGEDVLVIGASGGTALAAVQIARVMGARVFAVTQGAANVQRVRELGADVVYDRATTDWSRAVHADTGRRGVDVVVENVGAATWSGSLRALTRGGRLVTYGATAGPKVELDLRSVFWKQIEVIGTTMASRSEFEDMLRIVFAGRIRPVIDTVMPLDQAREAHGRLEAGGQFGKIILVP from the coding sequence ATGCGCGCGGCCATCTTTCACGAAAACGGCGGCCCCGAGGTCGTCCGCATCGAGCAGGTGGCGCGGCCGGCGCCGGGACCCGGCCAGCTGCTCGTGGAAGTGCGCGCCGCCGCGCTCAACCACCTGGACCTGTGGGTGCGCCGCGGGATTCCCATCGAAACCACCATGCCCCACATCGGCGGCTCCGACTTCGCCGGCGTGGTGGTGGAGGTGGGCGAGGGCGTCGCCGCGGACCGCGTGGGCGAGCGCGTCGTGGTCAACCCCGGGCTGTGGTGCGGGCACTGCCGCGAGTGCGCGCGCGGGCAGGAAAGCATGTGCGAGCGCTACCGCATCGTCGGCGAACACACGGACGGCGGATTCACCGAGTTCGTCGCCGTGCACGCGGACCGCGCCTACCGCATCCCCGACGACTTCTCGTTCGAGGAGGCGGCCGCCCTCCCCGTCTCCTACATGACGGCGTGGCGCGCGCTGGTCAGCCGCGCGCGCCTGCGGCCGGGCGAGGACGTGCTGGTGATCGGCGCGTCGGGGGGCACCGCGCTGGCCGCCGTGCAGATCGCCCGGGTGATGGGCGCCCGCGTCTTTGCCGTCACCCAGGGCGCGGCCAACGTGCAGCGGGTGCGCGAACTGGGCGCGGACGTCGTCTATGACCGCGCCACCACGGACTGGAGCCGCGCCGTCCACGCGGACACGGGCAGGCGCGGCGTCGATGTCGTGGTGGAAAACGTCGGCGCGGCCACGTGGTCCGGCTCGCTGCGCGCCCTCACCCGCGGCGGGCGGCTCGTTACCTATGGCGCCACGGCGGGGCCCAAGGTGGAGCTGGACCTGCGCTCGGTGTTCTGGAAGCAGATCGAGGTGATCGGGACGACGATGGCGTCGCGCTCGGAGTTCGAAGACATGCTGCGCATCGTGTTCGCCGGCCGCATCCGTCCCGTCATCGACACGGTGATGCCGCTGGATCAGGCACGCGAGGCACACGGACGGCTGGAGGCGG
- a CDS encoding proline dehydrogenase family protein, with translation MLKSGLLRLSESPTAKRIITRAPLSRSFAQRFVAGDTLREALDAARALNEAGLSVSLDFLGESVATRDEAEEAARMAIEILEAITREGLNANLSIKPTQLGLDIDEAFCRANIERVLSRAAELGSAPGEIFVRLDMESSAYTERTVALVEGLWADGFTNVGTVLQSMLRRTPEDVARLTALGSRIRLVKGAYQEPDTVAFPDKADTDRVYVESMKTLLEAGTYPALATHDEQIIDAARRFTWERGISKDSFEFQMLYGVRRDLQTRLQEEGYNVRVYVPFGDSWYPYLMRRLAERPANVVFMAGSVMREARSDGAALGKPALAIGAGFLAGLAAAVAWRRRR, from the coding sequence ATGCTCAAATCCGGCCTGCTCCGCCTGAGCGAAAGCCCCACCGCCAAGCGCATCATCACCCGCGCCCCGCTGTCGCGCAGCTTTGCGCAGCGCTTCGTGGCCGGCGACACGCTGCGCGAGGCCCTGGACGCCGCCCGCGCCCTGAACGAGGCGGGGCTCAGCGTCTCCCTCGACTTCCTGGGCGAATCGGTGGCGACCCGCGACGAGGCGGAAGAGGCCGCGCGGATGGCCATCGAAATCCTGGAAGCCATCACCCGCGAAGGGCTGAACGCCAACCTGTCCATCAAGCCCACGCAGCTGGGGCTGGACATCGACGAGGCGTTCTGCCGCGCCAACATCGAGCGCGTCCTTAGCCGCGCCGCCGAGCTGGGATCGGCGCCGGGCGAGATCTTTGTCCGCCTGGACATGGAAAGCAGCGCCTACACCGAGCGCACCGTCGCCCTCGTCGAAGGGCTGTGGGCGGACGGGTTCACCAACGTGGGCACCGTGCTGCAGTCCATGCTGCGCCGCACGCCGGAAGACGTAGCGCGCCTCACCGCACTGGGCTCGCGCATCCGCCTGGTGAAGGGTGCGTACCAGGAGCCGGACACGGTCGCCTTTCCCGACAAGGCCGATACCGACCGCGTGTACGTGGAGTCGATGAAGACGCTGCTGGAGGCCGGCACCTATCCCGCCCTGGCCACGCACGACGAGCAGATCATCGACGCGGCGCGGCGCTTTACCTGGGAGCGCGGCATCAGCAAGGACAGCTTCGAGTTCCAGATGCTGTACGGCGTGCGGCGCGACCTGCAGACGCGCCTTCAGGAAGAGGGATACAACGTCCGCGTCTACGTTCCCTTTGGCGACAGCTGGTACCCGTACCTGATGCGCCGCCTGGCCGAGCGACCCGCCAACGTGGTGTTCATGGCCGGAAGCGTGATGCGTGAGGCCAGGTCCGACGGGGCCGCGCTGGGCAAGCCGGCGCTCGCCATCGGCGCGGGCTTCCTGGCCGGGCTGGCCGCGGCGGTCGCCTGGCGCAGGCGCCGCTGA
- a CDS encoding PDZ domain-containing protein codes for MARIRYRVRFPEPHTHMVGVELEAEGVTGPSRLVMPSWTPGSYLMREFARNVMHMEAADGSWRPLAVRKADRGSWEVDAPADGVLRARWVVNADELTVRTSHVDATHAAINGASVFAYLEGRTDEPVEIAVEPPAGWRITTAMEPAGENVFTAADYDELVDSPLEIGTHRVLEWEVDGVPHRYAVWGRGNDDPARLVADTTRIVQAERDLWGGLPYPHFTFILHLASGQGGLEHRNSTALLVDRFSFRGMGYESVLGLVAHELFHAWNGKRLRPEVLGPFDYTREAYTRELWVVEGFTTYYTDLVLRRAGLITPQRYLDKLAEMITRFQQQPGRGVQPLEESSFDTWIKFYRPDANSPNATISYYQKGALVALLLDMAIREHTGNARSLDDVMRLLWERWGARDVGFPEGTVQAVLSEVAGTDLSPVLVPMLRGTGELDFGGLLRTTGVMLSRAEPYAGPGMAGLPAPPPPREPETGMQLRVEGGRLVVAHVLAGSAGWRAGVNAGDELVAVNGFRITSPDTLQQRVLEAAPGSTLDLTVFRRDELVTVRLPAVTVPPSRLVLRAVKDATPAQQAVLADWLRTTVPAAPAAQPGATSL; via the coding sequence GTGGCGCGGATCCGCTACCGTGTGCGCTTTCCCGAGCCGCACACGCACATGGTGGGGGTGGAGCTGGAGGCCGAGGGCGTCACCGGCCCGTCGCGGCTGGTGATGCCGTCGTGGACGCCCGGCTCGTACCTGATGCGCGAGTTTGCCCGCAACGTGATGCACATGGAGGCCGCCGACGGTTCGTGGCGGCCTCTGGCCGTTCGCAAGGCGGACCGCGGCTCGTGGGAGGTGGACGCGCCCGCGGACGGCGTCCTGCGTGCGCGCTGGGTCGTCAACGCCGACGAGCTGACGGTGCGCACCAGCCACGTGGACGCCACGCATGCCGCCATCAACGGCGCCAGCGTCTTTGCGTACCTGGAAGGACGGACGGACGAGCCGGTGGAGATCGCCGTCGAGCCGCCCGCGGGATGGCGGATTACGACGGCGATGGAGCCCGCGGGGGAGAACGTGTTCACCGCCGCGGACTACGACGAATTGGTGGATTCGCCGCTGGAGATCGGCACGCACCGGGTGCTGGAGTGGGAGGTGGACGGCGTTCCCCACCGCTACGCCGTGTGGGGGCGCGGCAACGACGATCCCGCGCGGCTGGTGGCGGATACCACGCGCATCGTGCAGGCGGAGCGCGACCTGTGGGGCGGGTTGCCGTACCCGCACTTCACCTTCATCCTGCACCTGGCCAGCGGGCAGGGCGGGCTGGAGCACCGCAACAGCACGGCGCTGCTGGTGGACCGCTTCTCCTTTCGGGGGATGGGGTACGAGAGCGTGCTGGGGCTGGTGGCCCACGAGCTGTTTCACGCGTGGAACGGCAAGCGGCTGCGGCCGGAGGTGCTGGGCCCGTTCGACTACACGCGCGAGGCGTACACGCGCGAACTGTGGGTGGTGGAAGGATTTACCACCTACTACACGGACCTGGTGCTGCGCCGCGCGGGACTCATCACCCCGCAGCGCTACCTGGACAAGCTGGCGGAGATGATCACCCGCTTTCAGCAGCAGCCCGGGCGCGGGGTGCAGCCGCTGGAAGAGTCGTCGTTCGATACGTGGATCAAGTTCTACCGCCCGGACGCCAACTCGCCCAACGCGACCATCTCCTACTACCAGAAGGGCGCGCTGGTGGCCCTGCTGCTGGACATGGCCATCCGCGAACACACCGGCAACGCGCGTTCGCTGGATGACGTGATGCGGCTGCTGTGGGAGCGGTGGGGCGCGCGGGACGTAGGCTTTCCGGAGGGCACCGTGCAGGCCGTTCTTTCCGAGGTGGCGGGAACGGACCTGTCGCCGGTGCTGGTGCCGATGCTGCGCGGCACGGGGGAACTGGACTTCGGCGGGCTGCTGCGCACGACGGGGGTGATGCTGTCGCGCGCGGAGCCGTACGCCGGCCCGGGGATGGCCGGCCTCCCCGCCCCGCCGCCTCCGCGCGAGCCGGAAACGGGGATGCAGCTGCGGGTGGAGGGCGGCCGCCTGGTGGTCGCCCACGTGCTGGCGGGGAGCGCCGGCTGGCGCGCGGGGGTGAACGCGGGGGACGAGCTGGTGGCGGTGAACGGCTTCCGCATCACCTCGCCGGACACGCTGCAGCAGCGCGTTCTGGAGGCGGCGCCGGGAAGCACGCTGGATCTCACCGTGTTCCGGCGCGACGAACTGGTGACGGTGAGGCTGCCGGCGGTGACGGTGCCGCCGTCGCGCCTAGTGCTGCGGGCGGTGAAGGATGCCACGCCCGCGCAGCAGGCCGTGCTGGCCGACTGGCTGCGGACGACGGTGCCGGCCGCCCCCGCCGCGCAGCCCGGCGCGACTTCTTTGTAG